A window from Chromatiaceae bacterium encodes these proteins:
- a CDS encoding DUF3175 domain-containing protein, with the protein MDRVAAPHAAAVRGARAPGTRWSQAVTEHSHALELEPGVFTFDDPRQIAESLKRSAERSRRRKVEPFRSAMSMLTFYINRAGRKLPRRDRERLERAKDELRVLYGRPRRERPRSAGH; encoded by the coding sequence ATCGACCGTGTTGCTGCGCCGCATGCGGCTGCCGTGAGAGGTGCACGTGCTCCGGGCACACGGTGGTCCCAGGCGGTCACCGAGCACAGCCATGCGCTGGAACTCGAACCGGGCGTATTTACGTTCGACGACCCGAGGCAGATCGCCGAGTCGCTGAAACGGTCCGCGGAACGCAGCCGTCGGCGCAAGGTCGAACCATTTCGCTCGGCGATGTCGATGCTCACCTTCTACATCAACCGGGCCGGTCGCAAGCTGCCCAGGAGGGATCGTGAGCGGCTGGAGCGGGCGAAAGACGAACTGCGCGTGCTGTATGGACGTCCGCGCCGCGAGCGTCCGCGATCGGCCGGGCACTAG
- a CDS encoding TfoX/Sxy family protein: protein MDVRAASVRDRPGTRRVTTSRETEAFVTHLVDLMQSIGPVLPRRMFGGYGIFLDGLMFGLVADDTLYFKADASSVGEFRDAGLEPFTYSKHGKVATMSYYQAPEEVLEDVEQMRSWANKAYAAALRAAAAKRSR from the coding sequence ATGGACGTCCGCGCCGCGAGCGTCCGCGATCGGCCGGGCACTAGACGCGTGACGACCTCGCGCGAGACCGAAGCGTTCGTCACCCACCTGGTCGACCTCATGCAGTCGATCGGGCCGGTGCTGCCGCGACGCATGTTCGGAGGCTACGGGATCTTCCTCGACGGCCTGATGTTCGGCCTTGTCGCGGACGACACCTTGTACTTCAAGGCCGATGCATCCAGCGTCGGCGAGTTCCGGGATGCGGGGCTTGAGCCTTTCACCTATTCGAAACATGGCAAGGTCGCCACGATGTCGTACTACCAGGCACCCGAAGAGGTGCTGGAGGATGTCGAACAGATGAGGTCATGGGCCAACAAGGCTTATGCCGCTGCGTTGCGGGCGGCTGCGGCCAAGCGTTCGCGATGA
- a CDS encoding nucleotide pyrophosphohydrolase, whose amino-acid sequence MPRDRLDDLNAKLLAFARERDWEQFHSPKNLSMALAGEAGELLEHFQWLSEKQSATLPPDKREAVALELADILIYLIRLSERLDIDLIDAAYRKMAINQARYPKERVRGDARRAEEYD is encoded by the coding sequence ATGCCACGCGACCGTCTCGACGACCTGAACGCCAAACTGCTCGCGTTCGCCCGCGAGCGCGACTGGGAACAGTTTCATTCGCCGAAGAACCTCAGCATGGCACTGGCGGGGGAAGCCGGCGAATTGCTCGAACACTTCCAATGGTTGAGCGAGAAACAGAGCGCAACGCTGCCACCCGACAAGCGTGAAGCGGTCGCATTGGAACTGGCCGACATCCTGATCTACCTGATCCGTCTGTCGGAGCGTCTCGATATCGATCTGATCGATGCCGCCTACCGGAAGATGGCAATCAATCAGGCCCGGTATCCGAAAGAGCGTGTCCGCGGTGACGCCCGCCGCGCCGAGGAATACGACTGA